GCTCGCCTGCAACGCGCGGACCAGAATTATGGGCAGCACGCTCGCGTACAGGAGCTTGATCGGGAACCGGCCGCGCGCACCGCGTGCCATGGAGTGCGCCAGCGGGATCTCCAACCGTGTGCTCTCGAGGTACACCACGAGGAAGAAGATCAGGATCGTGGCGATGAGCGCGATGACGTAATGCTGGAAGAGGAAGGTGATGCCGCCTTCAAGGATCTCATAAAACGACAACTGCTGCCCAATCTGGATCCAGCGCGGGATGACACCGACCGCCCAGCCGGTCTCGTCCGGTACCCAGTTGATGAGCCCCGTAATGATCGCCTGGGAGACGCCGGCGATGATGAAGAGCGAGACGCCTGAGCCGATGCCCCATTTCGAGACCACTTCGTCCATGAAGTAAATGAGCATTCCGCCGGCGAAGACCTGGATAAAGAGCAAGAGCGAGATGATCTGTAACGATACCCCGAGCTGTGCAGCAATTGCCGGGTCCGGCTTGTAAAAGCCGACCACATAGGTCAGACTGATGAGCGCGGAGAACGCGAGCACGAGCAGCTTCTGCAGGTTCTGATAAAACGCCTGATCACGCGCATCACTCAGGTTCAGTTTGATGATGCCCGCACCAACGAGCAGTTGCAGAACGATCGACGCATCGACGATGGGCATAATACCCAGGGCGGTCAAGGAGAAGCGTTCGCCGGCGAAGATCGCACGCCACCGCCCGAAGAGGTCAAGCGATTCCGGCGATAACCCGAAGAGCGGGACATTGCCTAGTGCAAAGAAGAGGATGAGTATCCCCACGGTCCAGCCCAGCTTGGACTTGAAATGGACATGGTAAGCCGGACGGTCAACCATCGGGAACTTGCTCAAAACCGCCGCTAATGCGTCTTTAACGTTCAGCTCAGTCATCTACGCGCCACTCACTTAGTTATGCTCCGCTCTCTGACTCACCCCGAGCGTCCACCCGTGCGGCTTCACCCGCAAGCTCTAC
This genomic window from Methanomicrobia archaeon contains:
- the secY gene encoding preprotein translocase subunit SecY; this translates as MTELNVKDALAAVLSKFPMVDRPAYHVHFKSKLGWTVGILILFFALGNVPLFGLSPESLDLFGRWRAIFAGERFSLTALGIMPIVDASIVLQLLVGAGIIKLNLSDARDQAFYQNLQKLLVLAFSALISLTYVVGFYKPDPAIAAQLGVSLQIISLLLFIQVFAGGMLIYFMDEVVSKWGIGSGVSLFIIAGVSQAIITGLINWVPDETGWAVGVIPRWIQIGQQLSFYEILEGGITFLFQHYVIALIATILIFFLVVYLESTRLEIPLAHSMARGARGRFPIKLLYASVLPIILVRALQASIQGFGRLLYSRGITIFGTYEGNNAVSGLMYYLDPIYSPYDWFPSLVHMAYPNIAGWQIALRLCADLSFMIVGGMVFALFWITTTGMGPKDVAGQIYRSGLQIPGHRRNPAAIERLMEGYIPKIALMGGALLGVLAVIAEMFGTLGQASGTGLLLAVSIAYRLYEDIASEQMMEMYPMMRRFFGSE